In Dysidea avara chromosome 3, odDysAvar1.4, whole genome shotgun sequence, a single window of DNA contains:
- the LOC136251737 gene encoding uncharacterized protein — protein MEFEDVDYKMAPLLSRSGYDQSTTDPANYASKSATVDKVKALPSHQVAVDTTNTVSPSIFHENNELHPLVVPHSANDGIKSDRVVVMQPGRVTQQTKWYNLDDYEDTLWLLFICSCIACCFCLPLAIVACFLTGWAYDRAAHHKNPRPVMIMASTTIFLSIVLGILYTLIYILHKYAA, from the exons ATGGAGTTTGAAGATGTGGATTATAAAATGGCTCCACTCCTATCTCGTTCTGGCTATGATCAAA GTACGACTGACCCTGCTAATTATGCCTCTAAATCTGCAACTGTCGATAAGGTCAAAGCACTGCCAAGTCATCAAGTAGCAGTTGATACTACAAATACTGTTTCTCCATCAATATTTCATGAGAATAACGAGCTCCATCCCCTAGTAGTGCCACATTCTGCGAATGATGGCATTAAGAGTGATAGAGTAGTAGTGATGCAG CCAGGTAGAGTGACACAGCAGACGAAATGGTATAACCTGGATGACTATGAAGATACACTATGGTTGCTGTTTATATGTTCTTGCATTGCATGCTGTTTTTGCTTGCCACTGGCTATTGTTGCTTGTTTCTTAACTGGTTGG GCTTATGATAGGGCAGCTCATCATAAAAATCCTCGTCCTGTAATGATAATGGCATCTACAACAATTTTTCTCAGCATTGTGTTAGGGATTCTTTATACTCTGATTTATATCCTGCATAAGTATGCTGCGTAA
- the LOC136249361 gene encoding uncharacterized protein isoform X1 has protein sequence MTEFEEKALLLSDYDSLQVCAGGAEKTPGSVKAKPNHQTVIDTASNITTVPPPHTINQFYPPSGQYQRTAVVTQPVASYATQQNNTYKLNDYKVKIYLLVACSCLACCIFWPTAMAACCLTGSAYVAANDGKDPRFYMILAIIMIVLSVIVGIPFSVWYITTQQNEFNSTTSHL, from the exons ATGACAGAGTTTGAAGAGAAAGCTTTACTCTTATCTGATTATGACAGTCTTCAAG TTTGTGCTGGTGGTGCTGAGAAGACGCCTGGAAGTGTTAAAGCGAAACCAAATCATCAAACAGTGATTGATACTGCAAGCAACATAACCACTGTTCCTCCACCACACACCATTAATCAATTTTACCCACCGAGTGGTCAGTATCAAAGAACTGCAGTGGTAACCCAG CCAGTTGCATCCTATGCAACACAGCAGAACAACACATATAAACTTAATGATTATAAAGTCAAAATATACTTGCTTGTGGCATGTTCCTGCTTGGCATGCTGTATTTTCTGGCCTACTGCAATGGCTGCTTGTTGTCTAACTGGCTCA GCTTATGTTGCTGCAAATGATGGCAAAGATCCTCGATTTTACATGATTCTAGCCATTATAATGATTGTCCTTAGTGTCATTGTAGGAATTCCTTTTTCAGTGTGGTACATCACAACTCAACAAAACGAGTTTAACTCAACAACATCACACTTGTAG
- the LOC136249361 gene encoding uncharacterized protein isoform X2 — translation MTEFEEKALLLSDYDSLQVCAGGAEKTPGSVKAKPNHQTVIDTASNITTVPPPHTINQFYPPSGQYQRTAVVTQAYVAANDGKDPRFYMILAIIMIVLSVIVGIPFSVWYITTQQNEFNSTTSHL, via the exons ATGACAGAGTTTGAAGAGAAAGCTTTACTCTTATCTGATTATGACAGTCTTCAAG TTTGTGCTGGTGGTGCTGAGAAGACGCCTGGAAGTGTTAAAGCGAAACCAAATCATCAAACAGTGATTGATACTGCAAGCAACATAACCACTGTTCCTCCACCACACACCATTAATCAATTTTACCCACCGAGTGGTCAGTATCAAAGAACTGCAGTGGTAACCCAG GCTTATGTTGCTGCAAATGATGGCAAAGATCCTCGATTTTACATGATTCTAGCCATTATAATGATTGTCCTTAGTGTCATTGTAGGAATTCCTTTTTCAGTGTGGTACATCACAACTCAACAAAACGAGTTTAACTCAACAACATCACACTTGTAG
- the LOC136249363 gene encoding serine/arginine repetitive matrix protein 1-like isoform X1 produces the protein MADAGFFRGTNTDQDSRFGNKQKKLMKLMKFPPNVETKIDMEKVNLDTIKPWITERVNELLGFEDDVVIEFVFNLLESNQYPDPKELQMYLTGFLHGKNARIFMGELWEHLDSAQNNIGGIPTKMLEQKKEELRQKKVEKERIRANLERQEASLKKQGEITRAILEERERDAANRRAERESKPAKREFKEVKTEDTENDLKRRRSPRRRSPSPRRQSPSPRRQSPSPRRRLPSPHKRSPSPHRQSPSPRRQSPSPHRRSPVPRRKQRSLSPNEKSPSPPKKPARREASPSRSKKPPLGSPDSSSDSRSSSPNRKSDSSRKSPSPDQLPSRKSLVVRKEVSPRRSPRRRSPRQRPMRSPQRPIRRIQSPRRSGSFHQSPPQRRPFKRRSPFLQRRSRTPPRRQARQERSPSPPRRPRRKSRSESESSRTSSSSRSHSPPRKQQQRSPIKRSVSPQRSRHIERKGRRPSVSSYSGDSYSSVRSGSYSYSSSSSSPHRKQRKRSYTPSPPRRRLQRRSASSSPPRRPVKDQRRRSPDDSRRQQRKVARRSPSSHSESSYYSDDHRRPSPGRKRKKSFDRPPSPAAKRPRYLDRLATKQDYPSRDRPSRNHHHSRSRSPSPSKHDRRRQTSPSANVVDADRKKREKKVEKKYLKKRQSILEGTLTPTSKDKALRKLEKKKDKKLQKILSGENDHSEKKESKHKRQKKSHREGNSKKHERSESRTEDEIAEKRLFEKALRSMRKSNN, from the exons ATGGCTGATGCAGGGTTTTTTCGG GGAACAAACACAGACCAGGATTCTCGGTTTGGAAACAAGCAGAAAAAGCTTATGAAGCTAATGAAATTTCCACCAAATGTAGAAACAAAG ATTGACATGGAGAAAGTCAATTTGGATACCATTAAACCGTGGATCACTGAGAGAGTGAATGAGCTATTGGGGTTTGAGGATGATGTAGTAATAGAATTTGTGTTTAACCTGTTGGAATCTAATCAG TATCCTGACCCTAAGGAACTTCAGATGTATTTGACAGGATTTcttcatggcaaaaatgcccGTATATTTATGGGGGAACTTTGGGAGCACCTGGATAGTGCACAGAACAATATTGGGGGCATCCCCACCAAAATGTTGGAGCAAAAGAAGGAGGAACTAAGACAAAAGAAA GTTGAAAAGGAAAGAATTCGAGCTAACTTAGAGAGGCAAGAAGCTAGTTTAAAAAAGCAAGGGGAAATCACAAGGGCTATTCTAGAAGAGCGAGAAAGAGATGCAGCAAACAGGAGAGCAGAGAGAGaatcaaaacctgccaaaagggAGTTTAAGGAAGTAAAAACTgaagatactgaaaatgatttGAAAAGACGAAG ATCACCTCGTAGAAGGTCTCCCAGCCCACGCAGACAGTCACCAAGCCCACGAAGACAATCACCAAGTCCACGAAGACGATTGCCAAGCCCACACAAACGATCACCAAGCCCACATAGACAATCACCAAGTCCACGTAGACAATCTCCTAGCCCTCATAGAAGATCACCAGTCCCACGCAGAAAACAACGATCACTTAGTCCTAATGAAAAATCTCCAAGTCCACCTAAAAAACCTGCAAGGAGGGAGGCCAGTCCATCTCGTTCTAAAAAACCACCTCTTGGTTCCCCAGACTCCAGTTCTGATAGCAGGTCATCAAGTCCTAACCGAAAATCTGATAGTTCGCGTAAGTCACCTAGTCCAGATCAGTTACCATCAAGAAAATCCTTGGTCGTTCGTAAAGAAGTTAGTCCGCGGAGAAGTCCCCGCCGGAGATCACCCAGACAACGGCCAATGAGATCACCTCAGAGACCCATCCGCCGCATTCAATCCCCTCGTAGATCAGGCTCATTCCATCAGTCTCCACCCCAGAGAAGGCCATTTAAACGTAGGTCACCATTCCTACAAAGACGGTCCCGTACTCCTCCTAGGAGACAAGCTAGACAAGAACGGTCTCCTTCACCACCAAGAAGACCAAGAAGAAAATCAAGATCTGAGTCAGAGAGTTCTAGAACTTCATCAAGTTCAAGATCACATAGTCCACCGAGAAAGCAGCAACAAAGATCACCTATAAAACGTTCTGTAAGTCCACAAAGATCACGCCACATTGAACGTAAGGGAAGGCGGCCATCAGTGTCTTCATATAGCGGTGACAGTTACAGCAGTGTGAGATCTGGCAGTTACTCATA TTCCTCTTCATCTTCATCACCTCATCGAAAGCAAAGGAAGAGATCATACACTCCTAGTCCTCCTAGAAGACGTCTTCAGAGGAGATCGGCTTCATCATCACCTCCAAGACGTCCTGTGAAGGATCAAAGAAGAAG ATCACCTGATGACTCACGTCGTCAACAAAGGAAAGTTGCTAGACGCAGCCCATCCAGTCATTCTGAGTCGAGTTATTACTCTGATGACCATAGGAGACCATCTCCAGGTAGAAAGAGGAAGAAGTCCTTTGATAGACCACCTTCCCCTGCTGCTAAGAGGCCAAGATATTTGGATCGGCTTGCTACAAAACAGGACTATCCCAGTAGAGACCGTCCTAGTAGAAATCATCATCATAGCAGATCACGTAGTCCTTCTCCTTCTAAGCATGACAGAAGAAGACAGACATCTCCTTCAGCAAATGTTGTTGATGCAGATAGAAAAAAACGAGAGAAGAAAGTTGAAAAGAAATACTTGAAGAAACGGCAAAGTATTTTGGAAGGGACACTAACACCCACAAGCAAGGACAAAGCATTAAGAAAGTTGGAGAAAAAGAAAGACAAAAAACTGCAAAAGATACTATCAGGGGAAAATGACCACAGTGAAAAGAAG GAAAGCAAACACAAGCGACAGAAGAAATCACACAGGGAAGGAAACAGTAAAAAGCATGAG CGTTCTGAGTCAAGAACAGAAGATGAGATAGCTGAGAAAAGATTGTTTGAAAAGGCACTTCGCTCAATGAGGAAATCAAATAATTAA
- the LOC136249363 gene encoding serine/arginine repetitive matrix protein 1-like isoform X2 yields the protein MLSKVITIDMEKVNLDTIKPWITERVNELLGFEDDVVIEFVFNLLESNQYPDPKELQMYLTGFLHGKNARIFMGELWEHLDSAQNNIGGIPTKMLEQKKEELRQKKVEKERIRANLERQEASLKKQGEITRAILEERERDAANRRAERESKPAKREFKEVKTEDTENDLKRRRSPRRRSPSPRRQSPSPRRQSPSPRRRLPSPHKRSPSPHRQSPSPRRQSPSPHRRSPVPRRKQRSLSPNEKSPSPPKKPARREASPSRSKKPPLGSPDSSSDSRSSSPNRKSDSSRKSPSPDQLPSRKSLVVRKEVSPRRSPRRRSPRQRPMRSPQRPIRRIQSPRRSGSFHQSPPQRRPFKRRSPFLQRRSRTPPRRQARQERSPSPPRRPRRKSRSESESSRTSSSSRSHSPPRKQQQRSPIKRSVSPQRSRHIERKGRRPSVSSYSGDSYSSVRSGSYSYSSSSSSPHRKQRKRSYTPSPPRRRLQRRSASSSPPRRPVKDQRRRSPDDSRRQQRKVARRSPSSHSESSYYSDDHRRPSPGRKRKKSFDRPPSPAAKRPRYLDRLATKQDYPSRDRPSRNHHHSRSRSPSPSKHDRRRQTSPSANVVDADRKKREKKVEKKYLKKRQSILEGTLTPTSKDKALRKLEKKKDKKLQKILSGENDHSEKKESKHKRQKKSHREGNSKKHERSESRTEDEIAEKRLFEKALRSMRKSNN from the exons ATGCTCAGTAAAGTAATAACG ATTGACATGGAGAAAGTCAATTTGGATACCATTAAACCGTGGATCACTGAGAGAGTGAATGAGCTATTGGGGTTTGAGGATGATGTAGTAATAGAATTTGTGTTTAACCTGTTGGAATCTAATCAG TATCCTGACCCTAAGGAACTTCAGATGTATTTGACAGGATTTcttcatggcaaaaatgcccGTATATTTATGGGGGAACTTTGGGAGCACCTGGATAGTGCACAGAACAATATTGGGGGCATCCCCACCAAAATGTTGGAGCAAAAGAAGGAGGAACTAAGACAAAAGAAA GTTGAAAAGGAAAGAATTCGAGCTAACTTAGAGAGGCAAGAAGCTAGTTTAAAAAAGCAAGGGGAAATCACAAGGGCTATTCTAGAAGAGCGAGAAAGAGATGCAGCAAACAGGAGAGCAGAGAGAGaatcaaaacctgccaaaagggAGTTTAAGGAAGTAAAAACTgaagatactgaaaatgatttGAAAAGACGAAG ATCACCTCGTAGAAGGTCTCCCAGCCCACGCAGACAGTCACCAAGCCCACGAAGACAATCACCAAGTCCACGAAGACGATTGCCAAGCCCACACAAACGATCACCAAGCCCACATAGACAATCACCAAGTCCACGTAGACAATCTCCTAGCCCTCATAGAAGATCACCAGTCCCACGCAGAAAACAACGATCACTTAGTCCTAATGAAAAATCTCCAAGTCCACCTAAAAAACCTGCAAGGAGGGAGGCCAGTCCATCTCGTTCTAAAAAACCACCTCTTGGTTCCCCAGACTCCAGTTCTGATAGCAGGTCATCAAGTCCTAACCGAAAATCTGATAGTTCGCGTAAGTCACCTAGTCCAGATCAGTTACCATCAAGAAAATCCTTGGTCGTTCGTAAAGAAGTTAGTCCGCGGAGAAGTCCCCGCCGGAGATCACCCAGACAACGGCCAATGAGATCACCTCAGAGACCCATCCGCCGCATTCAATCCCCTCGTAGATCAGGCTCATTCCATCAGTCTCCACCCCAGAGAAGGCCATTTAAACGTAGGTCACCATTCCTACAAAGACGGTCCCGTACTCCTCCTAGGAGACAAGCTAGACAAGAACGGTCTCCTTCACCACCAAGAAGACCAAGAAGAAAATCAAGATCTGAGTCAGAGAGTTCTAGAACTTCATCAAGTTCAAGATCACATAGTCCACCGAGAAAGCAGCAACAAAGATCACCTATAAAACGTTCTGTAAGTCCACAAAGATCACGCCACATTGAACGTAAGGGAAGGCGGCCATCAGTGTCTTCATATAGCGGTGACAGTTACAGCAGTGTGAGATCTGGCAGTTACTCATA TTCCTCTTCATCTTCATCACCTCATCGAAAGCAAAGGAAGAGATCATACACTCCTAGTCCTCCTAGAAGACGTCTTCAGAGGAGATCGGCTTCATCATCACCTCCAAGACGTCCTGTGAAGGATCAAAGAAGAAG ATCACCTGATGACTCACGTCGTCAACAAAGGAAAGTTGCTAGACGCAGCCCATCCAGTCATTCTGAGTCGAGTTATTACTCTGATGACCATAGGAGACCATCTCCAGGTAGAAAGAGGAAGAAGTCCTTTGATAGACCACCTTCCCCTGCTGCTAAGAGGCCAAGATATTTGGATCGGCTTGCTACAAAACAGGACTATCCCAGTAGAGACCGTCCTAGTAGAAATCATCATCATAGCAGATCACGTAGTCCTTCTCCTTCTAAGCATGACAGAAGAAGACAGACATCTCCTTCAGCAAATGTTGTTGATGCAGATAGAAAAAAACGAGAGAAGAAAGTTGAAAAGAAATACTTGAAGAAACGGCAAAGTATTTTGGAAGGGACACTAACACCCACAAGCAAGGACAAAGCATTAAGAAAGTTGGAGAAAAAGAAAGACAAAAAACTGCAAAAGATACTATCAGGGGAAAATGACCACAGTGAAAAGAAG GAAAGCAAACACAAGCGACAGAAGAAATCACACAGGGAAGGAAACAGTAAAAAGCATGAG CGTTCTGAGTCAAGAACAGAAGATGAGATAGCTGAGAAAAGATTGTTTGAAAAGGCACTTCGCTCAATGAGGAAATCAAATAATTAA
- the LOC136251577 gene encoding uncharacterized protein, whose amino-acid sequence MYHAHKYVRQSAELVFMDATSSLDRFSCPTYILSTGSAAGAVPLGVFVVSNETTSTLTDGLDLLKSIMPPDLFFGNGSDTGPILFLTDELSSQREALRKAWPNARQLKVVKYPNVLKRIKEMEDNEKEWAMAYRSELCMRTWVCAHGICGSPCKHQAFVLQELGIPSVNFVPEYSSEGRRLFAVIALGESHTPDVSFFASIHESKKQRQQANQESSAYLVEQPDYCMTTVNDIDMCDESDEIEMLSSEKENAEINGADELSLGLQAVFDVMRERLKERDPNYVTGVAKFLKSYRSMQEKTISTPSIASALHTFGMEAGLQRRHQGVLIPVQTTATSRRRKGVPRGRKPVPQGRPPKLSTHYSYM is encoded by the exons ATGTATCATGCCCATAAGTATGTACGACAGTCTGCTGAATTGGTGTTCATGGATGCTACATCTAGCCTTGACCGTTTTAGTTGCCCAACATACATACTTAGTACTGGATCTGCTGCAGGAGCTGTTCCCTTAGGGGTGTTTGTAGTTTCCAATGAGACTACGTCTACACTTACTGATGGTCTTGACCTATTGAAGTCGATTATGCCACCAGACTTGTTTTTTGGGAATGGTAGTGATACTGGCCCCATATTGTTTTTGACTGATGAGTTATCTTCACAACGTGAAGCGTTAAGAAAGGCATGGCCTAATGCAAGACAGCT CAAGGTTGTTAAGTATCCTAATGTTCTGAAACGTATCAAAGAAATGGAAGACAATGAAAAAGAATGGGCAATGGCTTATCGTTCAGAGTTGTGCATGCGT ACTTGGGTATGTGCTCATGGTATTTGTGGCAGCCCGTGCAAACATCAAGCTTTTGTGCTTCAAGAGCTGGGAATTCCATCTGTAAATTTTGTTCCTGAGTATTCCTCAGAAGGTCGTCGATTATTTGCTGTAATTGCCTTAGGAGAAAGCCACACGCCAGATGTGTCATTTTTTGCTAGTATTCATGAAAGCAAGAAGCAGCGGCAACAGGCTAATCAGGAATCTTCGGCTTACTTAGTAGAACAGCCAGATTATTGCATGACTACTGTGAATGATATTGACATGTGTGATGAGTCTGATGAGATTGAGATGCTATCATCTGAGAAGGAGAACGCAGAAATCAATGGAGCAGACGAGCTTAGTCTAGGACTTCaagctgtatttgatgttatgAGGGAACGTCTCAAAGAAAGGGATCCTAACTATGTTACTGGAGTTGCTAAGTTCCTTAAGAGCTACCGATCCATGCAAGAAAAAACAATATCTACTCCTTCCATTGCTAGTGCTCTCCACACATTTGGCATGGAAG CTGGTTTGCAGAGAAGACACCAAGGAGTGTTGATACCAGTTCAAACAACTGCTACCTCCAGACGTAGGAAGGGTGTACCAAGAGGCCGAAAACCGGTTCCTCAAGGTCGTCCACCTAAATTAAGTACACACTATAGTTACATGTAA